In a genomic window of Candidatus Tumulicola sp.:
- a CDS encoding endo alpha-1,4 polygalactosaminidase — MHRSARTSIFALAALVLSACSGGQTGSSVPITAEARAATVRHAAVWIPPAQSTFAIQYDGKLDLSIDADTYDLDGFDTKADTVSQLHQDNRHAVCYISAGTWENWRPDAKQFPKSVLGNPDGHWKGERWLDVRQLSILEPIMAARFQMCAQKGFDAVDPDNIDGYENKTGFKITSQDQLAYDEWLAAEVHSLNMSIDQKNDNDQVKDLRPYFDFAVLEQCYQQKYCQQFTPYTDDNALVVDIEYKGSKSQFINDVCPAEAAYKETALRKHLNLNAWEITCSS, encoded by the coding sequence ATGCATCGTTCGGCTCGCACGTCCATTTTCGCTCTCGCTGCGCTCGTCCTGAGCGCCTGTTCCGGAGGGCAAACCGGCTCGAGCGTACCGATTACTGCGGAGGCCCGCGCAGCGACGGTCCGACATGCCGCCGTCTGGATTCCGCCCGCGCAATCGACGTTCGCGATTCAATACGATGGAAAGCTCGACTTGAGCATCGACGCCGACACCTACGATCTCGATGGATTCGATACCAAAGCAGACACCGTGAGCCAACTGCATCAGGACAACCGTCACGCCGTGTGTTACATCTCGGCCGGCACTTGGGAGAATTGGCGCCCGGATGCCAAACAGTTCCCGAAGAGCGTGCTTGGAAATCCCGACGGTCATTGGAAAGGCGAACGTTGGCTCGACGTGCGCCAACTCTCGATCCTCGAGCCGATCATGGCGGCGCGTTTTCAGATGTGCGCGCAAAAGGGCTTCGACGCAGTCGATCCGGATAACATCGACGGCTACGAGAACAAGACGGGCTTTAAGATTACGTCGCAGGACCAGCTTGCCTACGATGAATGGTTAGCGGCCGAAGTCCATTCGCTCAACATGTCGATCGATCAGAAAAATGATAACGACCAAGTCAAAGACTTGCGTCCGTATTTCGACTTTGCGGTGTTAGAGCAATGTTATCAGCAGAAATATTGCCAGCAGTTTACGCCGTATACCGACGATAACGCGCTCGTCGTCGATATCGAATACAAGGGATCGAAATCGCAGTTCATCAACGACGTCTGTCCCGCAGAGGCGGCATACAAGGAAACGGCGTTGCGCAAGCATCTGAACCTGAACGCCTGGGAGATTACCTGCTCGAGCTAG
- a CDS encoding Ldh family oxidoreductase produces MSHTVTNDYNLASEDRLRRFVTEALVRSGVAPEQAAVVADVLVTADLRGIESHGVARLESYYVSRIRNGHLNPKPNYEIVRETETTVLYDADNGLGHPVGKMAMEKVLEKAAKHGSAFGGVRNSNHFGIAGYYAMMGLERDMIGMASTNSVKYGAPTFGRDVLLGTNPLAFAIPAGKEPAFVLDFATTTVPKGKLEVYKRKNQPLLEGWAIDSEGNMTNDPDEALRGALLPLGGFGTEGGGHKGYGLGLLVDILCGVLSGGAFGPTLPVVTDVREGAISHWFGAFRVDGFRDVVAFKADMDRELRYFKESSRTPGADRIYVAGEPEHEKTAHHRTNGVPVHEAVWRGLQKLGGELDLPFDIAHGNA; encoded by the coding sequence TTGTCACATACCGTTACTAACGACTATAATCTCGCGTCGGAAGACCGCCTGCGGCGTTTCGTTACCGAAGCACTCGTTCGCTCCGGCGTTGCGCCGGAACAAGCGGCCGTGGTCGCCGACGTGCTCGTCACCGCCGACCTGCGCGGTATCGAATCGCACGGCGTGGCACGGCTCGAATCGTATTACGTGAGCCGCATTCGCAACGGCCATTTGAATCCCAAACCCAACTACGAAATCGTGCGCGAGACCGAAACGACGGTGCTGTACGACGCCGATAACGGCTTAGGGCACCCGGTCGGCAAGATGGCGATGGAAAAAGTACTGGAGAAGGCTGCTAAGCACGGCTCGGCGTTCGGTGGAGTACGTAATTCGAATCATTTCGGAATCGCCGGCTACTACGCGATGATGGGCCTCGAGCGCGATATGATCGGCATGGCGTCGACCAACTCGGTCAAGTACGGCGCGCCGACGTTCGGCCGCGACGTGTTGCTCGGCACCAATCCGCTGGCATTCGCGATTCCGGCCGGCAAAGAGCCTGCGTTCGTCCTTGATTTTGCGACGACGACCGTGCCGAAGGGCAAGCTGGAAGTGTACAAGCGCAAGAACCAGCCGTTGCTCGAGGGTTGGGCGATCGACAGCGAAGGTAATATGACGAACGATCCAGATGAAGCGCTGCGCGGCGCGTTGCTGCCCTTAGGCGGCTTCGGCACCGAAGGCGGCGGCCACAAAGGCTACGGCCTGGGATTGCTGGTCGACATTCTGTGCGGCGTGTTATCCGGTGGCGCGTTCGGCCCGACGCTGCCGGTGGTGACCGACGTCAGAGAAGGTGCGATATCGCATTGGTTCGGCGCGTTTCGCGTGGACGGTTTCCGCGACGTCGTCGCGTTTAAAGCCGATATGGACCGCGAGCTGCGGTACTTCAAGGAGAGTTCGCGCACGCCCGGCGCGGATCGCATTTACGTTGCCGGCGAACCGGAACACGAAAAGACTGCCCACCATCGCACTAATGGCGTTCCGGTGCATGAAGCGGTGTGGCGCGGATTGCAGAAGTTGGGCGGTGAGTTGGATCTGCCGTTCGACATCGCGCATGGTAACGCGTGA
- the cdaA gene encoding diadenylate cyclase CdaA, protein MFETLRSYIGITDLLDIAVTGVLVYYLLLLIRGTRAVQILMGIIVLLAILGIANVLHLYLLVTILQLVVVGAAVTIPIVFQPELRRALEQIGRGGVFRIDADDPLSRVVSRPEDRALVLLARAAFLLSRNKIGALIAVEQHSGLKEFCETGTQLDAELTVELLLTIFTPRSPLHDGAVIVHDNRIVAAGCFLPLAEHSFTARVGTRHRAAIGLSEQTDAVVIIVSEESGGVSIARDGKLTRPVEEEQRLAKMLMAVTRPARRDRRSPNDLVSHLRSRLSSRRVREAPHADHPQELHS, encoded by the coding sequence ATGTTTGAGACGCTGCGATCGTACATCGGCATCACCGATCTGCTCGACATCGCCGTCACCGGCGTGCTGGTGTATTATTTGCTGCTGCTGATTCGCGGTACGCGAGCGGTGCAAATTCTCATGGGCATCATCGTGCTGTTAGCGATTCTCGGCATCGCTAACGTCTTGCACTTATATCTACTCGTTACGATTCTGCAGCTGGTGGTGGTCGGCGCCGCCGTCACGATTCCGATCGTCTTTCAACCCGAGTTGCGGCGCGCGCTCGAGCAGATCGGTCGCGGCGGCGTGTTTCGGATAGACGCCGACGATCCGCTGTCGCGCGTCGTTTCGCGCCCCGAAGATCGCGCGCTCGTCCTTCTCGCTCGTGCCGCGTTTCTGCTGTCGCGTAACAAGATCGGCGCGCTGATCGCGGTAGAACAGCACAGCGGCCTCAAAGAATTCTGCGAAACCGGAACGCAGCTCGACGCAGAGCTGACGGTCGAACTGCTGCTGACGATCTTCACGCCTCGTTCGCCGCTACACGACGGTGCGGTGATCGTGCACGACAACCGCATCGTCGCAGCCGGCTGCTTCTTGCCGTTAGCCGAACATTCGTTTACGGCGCGTGTCGGCACGCGCCACCGCGCGGCGATCGGGTTGAGCGAGCAAACCGACGCCGTCGTCATCATCGTTTCCGAAGAGAGCGGCGGCGTATCCATCGCCCGCGACGGCAAATTAACGCGCCCGGTGGAAGAAGAACAGCGCCTGGCCAAAATGTTGATGGCCGTTACGCGGCCCGCACGTCGCGATCGGCGCTCGCCCAACGATCTCGTTTCGCATTTACGTTCGCGCCTGTCATCGCGCCGCGTGCGCGAGGCCCCACATGCAGATCATCCGCAAGAACTTCACTCTTAA
- a CDS encoding tyrosine-type recombinase/integrase has protein sequence MAARTRRGTPVVDPIILDLMAYLRLERNRSQLTVEAYARDLHEFGAYLTQLAADESPMGREYPQLRTATTSEVRRYVMHISGDKGYDMRTVRRKLSSLKALYKFLKLTAVRDDDPASIVAGPKLERKLPEHLDQDEVRGLLNTQAIAGRTEDRKRRDIAILELLYAAGIRRAEVTTIDLGDVDLKNREVRIHGKGSKERMVLINRSAAEAIAAYLAVRPRSRDEALFLGRGGKRLSPMHVWRIFREVYKVSGVQRHASPHTLRHSFATHLAENDVDLETIREFLGHESLATTGIYLKMSMQHKKRAYDRAHPRDKMDE, from the coding sequence GTGGCAGCTCGGACCCGGCGAGGCACCCCGGTGGTCGATCCGATCATCCTGGATCTGATGGCGTACCTGCGGCTCGAACGGAATCGTAGCCAGCTAACGGTCGAAGCGTACGCGCGCGACCTGCACGAGTTCGGGGCGTACCTGACGCAGTTAGCCGCCGACGAATCGCCGATGGGGCGCGAGTATCCGCAACTGCGCACCGCCACCACCTCGGAGGTGCGCCGGTACGTGATGCATATTTCGGGCGACAAAGGCTATGACATGCGCACCGTGCGCCGCAAGCTGTCGTCCCTAAAAGCGTTGTACAAATTCCTCAAGTTGACGGCGGTCCGTGACGACGACCCGGCGTCCATCGTGGCCGGCCCGAAGCTCGAACGCAAGCTCCCCGAGCACCTCGACCAAGACGAGGTTCGCGGACTCTTGAATACTCAGGCCATCGCGGGTCGCACCGAAGACCGCAAGCGCCGCGACATCGCCATCCTCGAGCTGTTATACGCGGCCGGTATCCGCCGTGCCGAAGTCACCACCATCGATCTCGGTGACGTCGATCTAAAGAACCGCGAGGTCCGCATTCACGGCAAGGGCAGCAAGGAACGTATGGTGCTGATCAACCGTTCGGCGGCCGAGGCGATCGCCGCCTATCTGGCCGTTCGCCCGCGTAGCCGAGACGAGGCGCTATTCCTTGGACGCGGCGGCAAACGGCTGTCACCGATGCACGTGTGGCGTATATTCCGTGAAGTGTATAAAGTAAGCGGAGTACAACGCCATGCGAGCCCACACACGCTTCGGCATTCGTTCGCCACGCATCTCGCCGAGAACGACGTCGACCTCGAGACGATCCGCGAGTTTCTGGGCCATGAAAGCCTCGCGACGACCGGCATCTATCTAAAGATGTCGATGCAACACAAGAAACGCGCGTACGATCGCGCCCACCCGCGCGACAAGATGGACGAATGA
- a CDS encoding heterodisulfide reductase-related iron-sulfur binding cluster, with amino-acid sequence MIQPPLSGFSGEDRPPADVYDRCIRCGFCLPTCPTYVETLIETSGPRGRIGLIKAVDEGRLDLLSPGFVNQMHECLDCRACETACPSGVEYGRLVETARAQIRTAQAAHESPVQRWTRGLFVKAPFRNLALMRAMAALLRFAQRTGLTSVASAIGLRDAIALAPEMPERFFEPPQRRIDAEHPVGVAFLHAGCVMQFAFPQVHDATIRMLLRARLSVVIPRDQGCCGAIGVHAGEMEFGRELAKRNIVAFEDSKADVYVADAAGCGSALKEYGRLFAADPQWAERATRFSQRVRDVCEVLDASELDPAIGELNVRVTYQEPCHLVHAQRVSAAPRRLLLRIPGLQLIEMNESDLCCGSAGIYNLTRPAMSARLRRRKIDNVEATGADVVATANPGCAMQVVAGLREAGLPANVKHVVELLDDAYAAYGAAITRA; translated from the coding sequence ATGATCCAACCGCCGCTATCGGGCTTTTCCGGTGAGGATCGGCCGCCTGCCGACGTCTACGATCGCTGCATTCGTTGCGGCTTTTGTCTTCCGACCTGTCCGACATACGTAGAAACCTTAATAGAAACGTCGGGACCGCGAGGCCGGATTGGATTGATCAAGGCGGTCGACGAAGGCCGCCTCGACCTATTGAGTCCGGGTTTCGTGAATCAGATGCACGAGTGTTTGGATTGCCGCGCATGCGAGACGGCGTGTCCGTCGGGCGTAGAGTACGGGCGCTTGGTCGAAACGGCGCGCGCACAAATCCGCACCGCGCAAGCTGCCCATGAATCGCCGGTTCAACGCTGGACGCGCGGTCTGTTCGTAAAAGCACCGTTCCGCAACCTCGCTTTGATGCGCGCGATGGCGGCTCTTCTTCGATTCGCCCAGCGCACCGGGTTGACGTCCGTTGCATCCGCGATCGGTTTACGCGATGCCATCGCACTGGCGCCGGAGATGCCCGAACGCTTCTTCGAACCGCCGCAGCGCCGAATCGACGCCGAACATCCGGTCGGTGTAGCGTTTTTGCATGCCGGATGCGTGATGCAGTTCGCTTTCCCGCAGGTTCACGATGCTACGATTCGGATGCTGTTGCGCGCCCGTCTGTCGGTCGTTATTCCGCGCGATCAAGGTTGCTGTGGGGCAATCGGCGTGCATGCCGGAGAAATGGAGTTCGGCCGCGAGTTGGCAAAGCGCAACATCGTCGCGTTCGAAGACAGCAAGGCCGATGTCTACGTGGCCGATGCGGCCGGCTGCGGTTCGGCGCTCAAAGAATACGGGAGGCTGTTTGCGGCGGATCCGCAATGGGCGGAGCGGGCGACCCGCTTTTCGCAACGGGTACGCGACGTGTGCGAAGTGCTCGACGCCAGCGAACTCGATCCGGCGATCGGCGAATTGAACGTTCGCGTCACCTACCAAGAACCGTGTCACTTAGTACACGCCCAGCGCGTCAGCGCCGCTCCCCGGCGGTTGTTGCTACGCATTCCGGGTCTGCAGCTGATCGAGATGAACGAAAGCGATCTGTGCTGCGGAAGCGCCGGAATCTACAACCTCACACGGCCGGCGATGTCGGCGCGCTTACGCCGGCGCAAAATCGATAACGTCGAGGCAACCGGCGCCGATGTGGTGGCGACGGCAAATCCAGGTTGCGCGATGCAGGTTGTGGCGGGGCTGCGCGAGGCCGGTCTTCCCGCCAACGTCAAGCATGTCGTCGAGTTGCTCGACGACGCATATGCGGCTTACGGAGCGGCGATAACCCGCGCTTGA
- a CDS encoding STAS domain-containing protein, with protein MSHDELTIDVKSEKHGEALVFKLRGSLDLATAPTVRAALTDAASDANRHLIVDLTQIEFLDSTGLGALIGAHRRASEHNGSLRLVVTEGPISRLLNITGLLRVFSVYHDLKDALADQARVIAAP; from the coding sequence ATGTCTCACGACGAACTGACGATTGACGTCAAATCTGAAAAACACGGCGAAGCGCTGGTATTCAAGCTGCGCGGCAGCTTGGATCTCGCGACCGCACCGACGGTGCGCGCCGCTTTAACCGATGCGGCCAGCGACGCCAACCGCCATCTTATCGTCGATCTGACGCAGATCGAGTTCCTCGACTCGACCGGCTTGGGCGCGCTCATCGGAGCGCACCGCCGCGCGAGCGAACATAACGGTTCGTTGCGTTTGGTCGTAACCGAAGGCCCGATTTCCCGACTGCTCAACATCACGGGACTGTTGCGCGTGTTCTCGGTCTATCATGACCTCAAGGACGCGCTTGCCGATCAAGCGCGGGTTATCGCCGCTCCGTAA
- a CDS encoding TlpA disulfide reductase family protein codes for MITSILMALAAAVGFATGAAPSDIAALRQPGVTVPPITLPNIAGGTLPLRDSDGRVTVLVVFAAWCDPCRKNLPAIERLARNSRARFVGIDELESPANARALVAEYGVTFPVGILTAPAFDGAAVTDE; via the coding sequence ATGATTACGTCGATTCTAATGGCGCTTGCTGCGGCGGTGGGTTTTGCGACGGGCGCCGCTCCTTCGGACATTGCCGCGCTGCGTCAGCCGGGAGTGACCGTTCCCCCGATAACGTTGCCGAATATCGCGGGCGGAACGCTGCCGCTACGCGACTCGGACGGCCGGGTGACGGTGCTCGTGGTATTCGCCGCCTGGTGCGACCCGTGCCGCAAGAATCTGCCGGCGATCGAGCGCCTCGCCCGAAACAGCCGCGCTCGTTTCGTGGGAATCGACGAGCTCGAGAGTCCGGCCAACGCTCGAGCCCTAGTCGCCGAATACGGCGTCACGTTTCCAGTCGGGATACTAACGGCACCCGCGTTCGATGGGGCGGCGGTCACGGACGAGTAG
- a CDS encoding fatty acid desaturase has translation MNVTFRRWTNGVGIGLIHIAALAVFLPGMTHWSSVAVAFVLLWVTGGLGINLCYHRVLTHRSVRLLKPVEYILATIGTLSLQGDPVRWVAIHRKHHAYADREGDPHGRNRGFLWSHMDWLYKPNDALENEEELVRYVPDMANDRFYRALPYLQWIAHFALAGLLFAFGGWSWIVWGIFVRLVVSYHVTWFVNSAAHSLGYRTYVTRDLSTNCWWVALLAWGEGWHNNHHAFPYSARHGLKWFEIDPTWWSVQTLKFLRLADSIKLPPRAALQRKPVPVPIPVPVTATRQASRGY, from the coding sequence TTGAACGTCACCTTTAGGCGCTGGACAAACGGGGTCGGCATTGGTCTGATCCACATCGCCGCACTCGCCGTATTCTTACCGGGTATGACGCACTGGAGCTCGGTTGCCGTGGCCTTCGTCTTACTCTGGGTGACCGGCGGATTGGGCATCAACCTGTGCTACCACCGGGTGCTCACGCACCGGTCCGTGCGGCTTCTTAAGCCAGTCGAATACATACTCGCGACGATCGGGACGTTATCGCTGCAAGGCGATCCGGTCCGTTGGGTAGCCATCCACCGCAAACATCACGCGTACGCCGACCGCGAAGGCGACCCGCACGGCCGCAATCGCGGTTTCTTGTGGTCGCATATGGATTGGCTCTATAAGCCCAACGACGCGCTCGAGAACGAAGAAGAACTTGTCCGGTATGTCCCCGACATGGCCAACGACCGTTTCTACCGGGCGCTTCCCTACCTACAATGGATCGCGCATTTCGCTCTCGCCGGATTATTGTTCGCGTTCGGCGGCTGGAGCTGGATCGTTTGGGGTATCTTTGTACGACTCGTCGTGAGCTATCACGTCACGTGGTTCGTAAACAGCGCCGCGCATTCGCTCGGCTATCGCACCTATGTGACGCGCGACTTATCGACGAACTGCTGGTGGGTCGCGCTACTCGCCTGGGGCGAAGGCTGGCACAACAACCACCACGCTTTTCCGTATTCGGCTCGCCACGGACTGAAGTGGTTCGAGATCGATCCAACCTGGTGGAGCGTCCAGACGTTGAAGTTTCTGCGGCTCGCCGATTCGATCAAGCTTCCGCCGCGCGCCGCGCTCCAACGCAAACCGGTTCCCGTGCCGATTCCGGTTCCGGTGACTGCCACCCGACAGGCGTCTAGGGGTTACTGA
- a CDS encoding C40 family peptidase translates to MRHALAAGAFALSIAATAGFAQAHTQQNSSTIAFSAPSATTSQRAVSPDVAEWTQRLVITTPARHSASFGRFAGGILARTSKIATLLTHSALRFLGTPYVFGGTTAAGFDCSAFVQHVFGMAGIALPRTADAQYDVGKPAVGGPRPGDLVFFQTYTEGVSHVGIYLGHGKFVHASSSHGVMVSQLSESYWSSRYLGAKRLVATR, encoded by the coding sequence TTGCGTCACGCGTTAGCTGCCGGAGCGTTCGCCCTTTCGATTGCCGCAACGGCCGGGTTCGCTCAAGCTCATACCCAGCAAAATTCTTCTACAATCGCGTTCAGTGCCCCGTCCGCGACGACGAGCCAGCGTGCCGTTAGTCCAGACGTCGCCGAGTGGACCCAGCGCCTGGTGATTACTACACCAGCACGTCATTCGGCCAGCTTTGGCCGGTTCGCGGGTGGCATCTTAGCCCGCACCTCTAAGATCGCAACCCTGCTCACGCACAGCGCCCTGCGCTTTTTGGGAACGCCGTACGTCTTCGGCGGTACTACCGCGGCCGGTTTCGACTGCTCGGCGTTCGTGCAGCACGTGTTCGGCATGGCCGGGATCGCGTTGCCGCGCACGGCCGACGCGCAATACGACGTCGGCAAGCCGGCCGTCGGCGGACCGCGCCCGGGCGACCTCGTGTTCTTTCAAACCTACACCGAAGGCGTATCGCACGTCGGCATCTACCTTGGACACGGCAAGTTCGTGCACGCCAGCTCGAGCCACGGCGTCATGGTAAGCCAGCTTTCGGAATCGTATTGGTCCTCGCGCTATCTCGGCGCAAAGCGACTCGTCGCAACGCGTTAG
- the glmM gene encoding phosphoglucosamine mutase, protein MSRLFGTDGIRGVANEDLTPELAFAVGRAAATVLVAEANGRPIVVGRDTRCSGTMLEAAIVAGITSAGCDTVSLGIVPTPAVACVTRHEGAAAGVMISASHNPVPDNGIKFFGADGFKLSDALEDTIEAAMTGGYGARPTGTGVGVARTAVNLGRWYYAQLYEGAADLSGMRVIVDGAYGAAYAIAPYALRKLGADVTELHCDNDGTRINVDCGATHMESLEGAVRERIAAGEQNVVGVAFDGDADRALFVDEEGCRLSGDHVMYALATALHDAGTLPGDTIVGTVMSNIGFERALQARGIALERTAVGDRYVLERMREGGFVLGGEQSGHIIDLLTNTTGDGPMTAVTLLGVAARAGVRLHDLAREVVIAPQLLVNVKTRSKDVLQREPVRRAIAEAEARLGKDGRLLVRPSGTEPLVRVMAEGSERSLVDDVVARVVDVIEREIRD, encoded by the coding sequence ATGAGCCGCCTGTTCGGCACCGACGGCATCCGGGGCGTCGCCAATGAGGACCTGACGCCGGAGCTGGCCTTTGCCGTCGGTCGCGCCGCTGCTACCGTGCTGGTGGCCGAGGCCAACGGCCGCCCAATCGTCGTCGGTCGAGATACCCGCTGTTCGGGTACCATGCTCGAAGCCGCGATCGTGGCCGGCATCACGTCCGCCGGTTGTGATACGGTATCACTCGGCATCGTCCCCACGCCGGCCGTCGCGTGCGTCACTCGCCACGAAGGCGCCGCCGCAGGCGTCATGATCAGTGCGTCGCACAATCCGGTGCCGGACAACGGGATCAAATTCTTCGGTGCCGATGGGTTCAAACTGAGCGACGCGCTCGAAGACACGATCGAGGCGGCCATGACGGGCGGCTACGGCGCACGCCCAACCGGAACCGGCGTCGGCGTGGCACGAACGGCTGTCAACTTAGGTCGCTGGTACTACGCGCAGTTGTACGAAGGCGCGGCCGACCTGAGCGGAATGCGGGTGATCGTCGACGGCGCGTATGGCGCGGCGTATGCGATCGCGCCCTATGCGTTGCGCAAGCTCGGCGCCGACGTCACCGAACTGCATTGCGACAACGACGGTACGCGCATTAACGTCGACTGCGGTGCGACGCACATGGAATCGCTTGAGGGCGCCGTTCGCGAACGAATCGCCGCAGGCGAGCAAAACGTGGTGGGCGTCGCGTTCGATGGCGACGCCGATCGTGCGTTGTTCGTCGACGAAGAAGGCTGTCGCTTAAGCGGCGATCACGTGATGTACGCGCTCGCGACGGCATTGCACGATGCGGGAACGCTACCCGGCGACACGATCGTCGGAACGGTCATGAGCAACATCGGCTTCGAGCGTGCGTTGCAAGCGCGCGGCATCGCGCTCGAACGCACCGCCGTTGGCGACCGCTACGTGTTGGAGCGCATGCGCGAAGGCGGCTTCGTCTTAGGCGGCGAGCAGTCCGGACACATCATCGATTTGCTCACGAACACCACCGGCGACGGCCCGATGACGGCCGTCACGTTACTCGGCGTTGCGGCACGCGCGGGCGTCCGTTTGCACGATCTCGCGCGCGAAGTCGTGATCGCGCCACAGTTATTGGTGAACGTGAAGACGCGCTCCAAAGATGTGCTGCAGCGCGAACCCGTCCGCCGTGCGATCGCAGAGGCCGAAGCGCGTTTGGGAAAAGACGGGCGCCTCTTGGTGCGTCCGTCCGGAACCGAGCCGCTGGTTCGAGTGATGGCCGAGGGTAGCGAGCGATCGCTGGTCGATGACGTCGTCGCGAGGGTCGTCGATGTGATTGAAAGGGAGATTAGAGACTAG
- a CDS encoding SLC13 family permease, producing the protein MALAVAAISVALLTLRPFGIRSWIWPAAGALIVVVFGFEPASIAGHAIERQWNVLLFIGGLMGLGAVASEAGVFRSIAGKLLRYGRGERRRLFVWTFLGGAAMTALLSNDATAVILTPIIYDAVSELGIDPMPYVLAGLFVADTASFGLPFSNPANVVILPHPSIWPYLLHLGVPELAAIAINLGIFLWMFRRQLNGAYAVPAAPVEHPKALRVGAGLMFVTVAYIVALIVHYPLGPVAAIAALLLLVLGGVSPVRVVRRMGWTTLLMLCGLFVLLDAVVRSNAANGAIQALDRHPFDLAVAASSAGAAALLSNLFNNLPVAIAGAYAVAHDPTGHVAYPLIAGVDLGPNLTFGGSIATLLCLDVLRRHGVRVSLVQYAKLGLAVVPACLAVTVLWLWVLH; encoded by the coding sequence ATGGCATTAGCCGTCGCGGCCATTTCGGTCGCGCTCCTAACGCTTCGTCCGTTCGGAATACGGTCGTGGATTTGGCCGGCTGCCGGCGCGCTCATCGTCGTGGTGTTCGGGTTCGAGCCGGCATCGATAGCGGGCCATGCCATCGAGCGGCAATGGAACGTACTGCTCTTTATCGGGGGGTTGATGGGGCTCGGCGCTGTTGCGTCCGAGGCCGGCGTATTCAGGTCGATTGCCGGGAAACTTTTACGTTATGGCCGCGGCGAGCGCAGGCGGCTTTTTGTGTGGACGTTCTTGGGTGGCGCCGCCATGACGGCGTTGCTATCGAACGATGCGACGGCCGTCATCCTCACGCCGATCATCTACGATGCGGTCAGCGAACTTGGTATCGACCCAATGCCGTACGTGCTTGCCGGGCTGTTCGTGGCCGATACCGCGTCGTTCGGGTTACCGTTTTCGAATCCGGCCAACGTCGTCATCTTGCCGCATCCGAGCATATGGCCGTATTTGCTGCACTTGGGTGTTCCCGAGTTGGCGGCGATCGCAATCAATCTCGGTATATTCTTGTGGATGTTCCGCCGTCAGCTCAACGGTGCGTATGCGGTGCCGGCTGCACCAGTCGAACATCCGAAGGCACTACGCGTCGGTGCCGGATTGATGTTCGTGACGGTCGCGTACATCGTCGCGCTGATCGTGCACTATCCGCTCGGACCTGTCGCCGCAATCGCCGCGCTCCTTCTTCTCGTGCTAGGCGGAGTGTCGCCGGTAAGAGTCGTGCGTCGTATGGGTTGGACGACGCTGCTGATGTTGTGCGGATTGTTCGTGCTGCTCGACGCCGTCGTTCGGAGTAATGCGGCCAACGGAGCGATCCAAGCGCTCGATCGGCACCCGTTCGATCTCGCGGTAGCCGCTTCTTCCGCCGGGGCGGCGGCGTTGCTGTCCAACCTATTCAACAATTTGCCGGTGGCAATTGCCGGTGCGTATGCCGTAGCGCACGATCCTACGGGCCACGTCGCATATCCGCTGATCGCCGGCGTCGATCTCGGACCGAACCTCACGTTTGGCGGCTCGATCGCAACACTGCTTTGCTTAGATGTGCTGCGGCGGCACGGCGTGCGTGTCAGCTTGGTTCAGTACGCCAAGCTCGGGCTAGCCGTGGTTCCGGCGTGCCTTGCAGTCACTGTTCTATGGTTGTGGGTACTTCATTGA
- a CDS encoding GNAT family N-acetyltransferase — MNEAGYNRRIVYLETDRLTLRPFTSRDVSEAVAIYANPENMRFIPGGIWTEQLTRDLIERFSTHAQERGFGLFAVREQRSLQLIGHCGLSTIADTAEIEVAYLIDRPFWGRGFATEAAAAVVADGFTRAGLGRVIGLTMPENIASRRVLGKLSMAEIGEAEYFRTRMIVHELFATS, encoded by the coding sequence GTGAACGAGGCTGGTTATAATCGGCGTATCGTGTACCTTGAGACCGACCGTTTGACACTTCGGCCGTTCACGTCGCGGGACGTGTCCGAGGCTGTCGCGATCTACGCGAATCCCGAAAACATGCGCTTCATACCTGGGGGCATATGGACCGAGCAGCTGACGCGCGACCTCATCGAGCGCTTCTCCACGCACGCGCAGGAACGTGGCTTCGGTCTTTTTGCCGTTCGAGAACAACGCTCTTTGCAGCTCATCGGACACTGTGGGCTCAGTACCATCGCCGACACGGCGGAAATCGAAGTCGCCTACCTTATCGACCGGCCGTTTTGGGGACGAGGCTTTGCGACCGAAGCGGCCGCCGCGGTCGTGGCTGACGGATTCACTCGCGCCGGCCTGGGACGAGTCATCGGTCTGACGATGCCGGAGAACATCGCTTCGCGCCGCGTGCTCGGAAAGCTCAGCATGGCGGAAATTGGAGAGGCAGAGTATTTTCGCACGAGAATGATCGTGCATGAGTTGTTCGCTACTTCCTAA